GAATGGGCAGCGAGACATCTGGAATATCTGAACCCTGAGAGGATTCTACCGAGGAAGCCAACCATGCTGCAGGCTTTCAAGCAAGTGGACGAACTTCAAACCAGGGACGCCTTGGTTGGGCAGTTAGTTGTAAGTGGTCGATACACCATGGTGGAATTATGTACTAATTTCTTCAGGCTGTTGCCCGCGACTTGGGCCTGGCGAAACTGCCCTCTGACGAGGTCAAAAAGATTTTGAGGTCACCATTCGCTGCGAACCCATTGTCTGTCGAACCCGATCCCAACAATCCCGAAGCTATCAAACTATCAACTGGTGGCTTTCTTTGCCTGACTGCTTATCGCATGTTCGCATCAGACATTTTTGACGCCAATTTCGAACAGCCCAATGCCAATATTTTTCCTGAGCACCACAACTTGTTGAAGAGATTCCTCGGTGATGAACCACAGACTCAGATCGAGGGCAATCCCGGCACCGTCGAGGCATTAGTTGTTATTGCACTTTGGCTTCATGACCAGAAGCGAATAGTTGGGCCCAATGCGGCTGACGACAAGGAAGCAACATTCATGTCATATCATCATCTGCTAACTCTCATATCTGTGTTCCATCCATCTCTGCGAGTGCGGAATGCGGCTACTGTGTTGGCAGGTCACATACTTCATGAAGACCCTGATGAGGGGGATAGATTAAACATTCTGGAAGACTTGCTGGAAAACTGCATGTTCTCATCTCTGCAGGCCTGTGCAGTGACATGGCTACGGGAGGAAATTATCGCCGCCAATAAGGCTGGTTTGAAGGGGCGGTTTGCCGATTCTGACTGCTTGGACCAGCTTCAGTACACACTGTTTCCAGATCTCGAATACCTTGCTGAGACGGACTTGGAGGCTCTATGGGAGTTCTGGGTGCAGAACGCacctttccatcttcaagtcgCAAACTTTGCTCTGTTTTTGTTTGGTGGCCAGGATTATAAAAGCTTGGCTCCTGCTGGTATGGCCGCAGCGGTAGAGCATAGATATGCGAACCCTTTACTTGCTGCTGCCAAGCGCTTGACTGAGGCACTGGACAAGAAAGAGATCGATGGGCAGGGCCAGGAGGGCGAGACGATAATGCAGTTGGGCATTTTGACGGATACCCTTGAGCGCGCTCCGCTACACTAGAGTTTATGAGTAGAAACCACAAGAGTGTTGCAGTTGAGCTGGCAGTTGTATATGAATGACATTCTACGATATTATTTTGTTATTATGGTTATGGGAGAAGAAAGATGTACATCTGTAATGTCTTGGTCTCGTTGCTGCAATTGTTTTGCTTGATTCGTACACCACTAACACAGGTTACTTCTGTGGTGTGACTTGAAAGAGTGAGTATGCGTTGGGGGTTTGAAACAAAAACCATAGGTACGTTGCTAATAACAAAATAAACAAAAACCGGGAACCATGTTGAACAGTCATATTATGACATACCAAAATACACTACATAATGCATCGGTCAGTAACACAGGAAGCGTTTTTGGATGAACTTGTACAGGGTGGATAGTACGTTCATGCCCGGAGCAATGAGTCCGCAATCAAGGACAAATCAGGAACCTGAGCCAGTGAGagtaagagacgaaattagcagATCAGTTTATGACACTTTAGTCTACATCCCCATGTCATTTATTTTTTGTAGACTTAGTAACTAAAGTTAAGATAACTTTTCTGTCAACTCCTTGCCAAGACAATGCTACAGTCCGCCGCCGAGAGAGGTCAAGTCCAGCGATACCTAGCAGTTGTTGTGTAAGTCGTATTAGTTGTATGACGGCGGTCAATCGGTAGATCAGAGCATTCACCGTTAGGCGCATGCCGCAAGTCACGATAGTTTCTGATTTTACGCCAACGCATTGACTTTAGATGATAACAACTACGTCATGACGTGCAGTGAATAAACGTATGTTTATTTTATTCGACATCACGGGCGAGTCTTTGATCATGATGGAAGAAGCCGTCAGGAGATGATAAAGCTCTATATGGTGAAGCATGATTAGAAACTCTGGCTTGTTGTTGACAACGAATGAAGGCATGGCTGCAGCCCCTGAAACCGGCACCATCCCGAGTTGTTTGGGTACGAGTTTGGCTCATCATCGACGATTCCCGCCTGTTCCTTGCACTGAATGAGACCTTTCAGAGGCCCATTAATTTAGCCTTGCGGCGCCAAAGAAGCTAGAAGGCCGAGCGCCAAGGGTTCCGCAGTGGAACAGACGGCAAGTGACATCATTGTATCTTTGAACCAGAAATTAGGAAAGAACATTCCCGAGGCATGAGTAGTGAGTGGCCTTGTGACGCCTGCCCAATTTTGTTTGTCAATACTAAGGGAGGAACCTCTCGATGGTCTTGGGCCTGACCACggttcctttttcttttctttacaCACTTGTACACTGAAGCGTGGTACAATATACGTGACTCGAGCAACATTTGCCAAGCAGACATATTGCCAAGGTGCGACTGATCAAGTGGCGTACCTACGCGACAGTGACACGACAACTACGATTTCACATCACTATAAACAGAACCATCTGCATGCTTTCCTGGAGTTCCTCTATCCGTAAAGCACCTGAGAAAAAGACATCAAGCCTTGCCGCTCCCACAGAGGAGTCGCAGTATTGCTGCCATGGATTCTCAAACAGAAGACAATAACAACCTCAAGCTCGAAGTATCGCAGAAGTATAGCAATGAAGAAAACGAACAACAACCCGCAACAGTAATTACAGACGATCATGGAGACCTCGCCTTTCCCGCCCCGGTTCCACGCCCGATACTGTCACCCGACAGTCCATTATCGCCGAGAAGTCACAAAGAGGTTGCCACTCCTGACGCTGCCTCAAGCGAAGAACGTCAACAAACAAGAGTTCATACACAGCCTGCACCTGTATCAGAAGCGCCTGCGCAGGTATTGTCAAAAAAGTCATCAGTTCCCAAGGACCGACCCAAGCCGACCAAGACATGGCAAACCGAACAGCCCAGGCGTGATCATCACCGCCACCATTCATACTTTCGACCCGGTCCAGCCAGGGCTGGTACATCATATCTGAACAAAGCGATCTGGCAAGGGCCTGAAAATACAGCATCCAACTCCAGGAGaagttcatcatcatcgtccgaCGAAGAACATCGACCGACCAACCGGCGGGAGCCCCCAAGTGAAGATCGGAAGAAAGGCAAGGCATCACACAAAGACCTTGGTGATGATAAATATGGCCAATTCAGCGTTGGTAACCAGAACTATCAAACATCTGGAAAGGTTAAGAAGGATGGCCGCTTGCGAATTACTGTCAATGAAACTGCAGGCACTGGATACCTGAGCAAAGCTCTGGGTGCAGCGGTCAACAAGATGACACCTCCAAGCATGGAACAGGCCGAAAAACCATCGAACTTGACAATTCCCGAGAGCCCACGTCGGTCATCCTCTGCGACAGCTGTGGCGGACCCAAAACCCCAGACCCGCCTGAACATCGTCATCATGGTTATTGGTTCGCGAGGAGATGCCCAGCCATTTCTAAAAATCGGTAAAGTTCTCAAGGAGGAATACGGACATCGTGTACGCATCGCTACGCACCCGGCGTTTCGTGACTTTGTGGAAAAGGATTCGGGGCTCGAGTTCTTTTCTGTTGGAGGCGACCCTTCCGAACTTATGGCCTTTATGGTTAAGAATCCTGGGTTGATACCAACACTTGAGACATTCAAGGCTGGAGATATTGGTCGACGACGAGCTGCCATGGCTACCATGTTTGATGGGTTCTGGCGTGCGTGTACCAATGCTACAGACGACGAGTCAGACCGTCAGAATTTGAAGATGATGGGTGAAAAGGATCCTTTTGTGGCAGACGTCATCATCGCCAACCCGCCAAGTTTTGCACACATTCACTGTGCCGAAGCGCTCGGAATCCCTGTTCACTTGATGTTTACCTTTCCCTATACTCCAACACAAGCTTTCCCGCATCCCTTGGCGAGCATCAAGAACTCCAACGTGGATCCAGGATACACAAACTTCATCTCTTACCCCTTGGTCGAGATGATGGTATGGCAAGGCTTAGGAGACCTGGTTAATGAATTCCGTGTCAAGACATTGGCCCTAGACCCGGTATCAACTCTCTGGGCACCAGGTGCGACCTATCGTCTGCATGTGCCTTTCACGTATCTGTGGTCACCGGGTCTTGTACCCAAGCCACAGGACTGGGGCAGTGAGATTGACGTAGCTGGCTTCGTATTCCTTGACTTAGCTTCGACCTTTGAGCCACCAAAGGAATTGGAGGATTTCATCGCGGCTGGAGACACTCCTATCTACATTGGATTTGGCTCCATTGTCGTCGACGATGCTGACAAATTTACTGAAATGATCTTCAAGGCCGTTGAAATGGCAGGGGTTCGTGCCTTGGTGTCGAAGGGTTGGGGTGGACTTGGAGGAGACGACGTCCCAGACAATGTTTTCATGCTCGACAACACTCCTCATGACTGGCTTTTCCCAAGAGTCAAAGCTTGTGTAATTCATGGAGGCGCGGGCACAACCGCCATTGCACTGAAGTGTGGCAAGCCAACAATGATCGTTCCCTTTTTTGGTGATCAGAATTTCTGGGGCAAGATGGTGAGCAGCGCAGACGTCGGCCCTGAACCAATTCCCTACAAACATCTCAACGCAGAGAAACTCGCAGAAGGCATTGAGTATTGTCTCTCAGACAAGGCAAGAGAAGCCGCAGAAAAAATCGCAAAGCGAATTGCAGAAGAGGGTGATGGTGCTGAAAATGCTGTCAAGGAGTTCCACCGACAGTTGAACCTCACATCTCCTAGCATTCTACGATGCTCCATCCTCCAAGACCGCACAGCTGTCTGGGAAGTCAAAGGAACCAATATCAAGTTGGGTGCCTTGGCTGCTGACATGCTTGTTGACAATGGCCAGCTGACCTGGAAGCGCTTGAGACTCCTCAGGCATAAAGAATGGAATGATTTCGAAGGCCCCGGAGAGCCTGTCACTGGAATTGCTGGTTCCATTGCTGGCACGGTTGGTGAAGCATTCCATGGCGTTGCCAGCGTTCCTTACCATTGGACAAAAAGGACAAAGTCGAtcagaaaaaagaagagcgTGAAAAGGTCAAAGAAATCCAAGGAGACCAACAGTGAAGCACCGCGAAACGATACAGCAGATCCTGAAAACCCAGCGGACGGTGCTTCGCTGCACACCGAGACGACAGCCGAGGACGCAGGCGGACAGTACGTTGGCGATATGGCGAGTGGTGTTGAGAGGACAGCTACGGCTATCGCTAAGGCGCCAGTCGACCTCTCGATGGCTCTGGCACAGGGGTTTCACAATGCTCCTCGACTATACGGTGACAACACGGTACGACGACCCATTCGAGTAACTGGCTTTCATTCCGGACTTCGAGCAGCCGGGCACGAGTTTGCCTATGGTATCTACGATGGTTTCACAGGAGTTGTTCGTCTTCCGATCCGCGGAGCGAAAGAAAATGGGCCAATTGGGTTTGTCAAGGGTACAGGTATGGGCTTGACAGGGCTCGTACTCAAGAATTTGTCTGCTATTGTTGGTCCGGTCGGTTACACGCTGAAGGGCGTTGTGAAGCAGGCCGAACGGTCCAAGACGCCTCAGAAGTACATCCGCCGGGCTCGCATGGCTCAAGGACAGAGAGAGTATAAGGCACTCCCAGAAGATCGGCAGAAACAACTAGAGAAGGAGGTAATGGACGGGTGGCATATCATGAAGGAGCTAAGAGAGAAACTCCAggagttggagaagaagcgtGGTATCGCAGGGCAGATCGACCGGGTCCTTATCGATACCGAGGTCGTGTTCGAAGACGTGGACACTGCCAAAAAGTCGTTGGAAGCGCTCAAGCAAGGGAAGGACCTTGAAGAAGTGGTAGATCCTGATCAAGGCCGCGGTCGTGGTGAAGGAAAGTCTCGCCGGGATCGAAGCATGTCGATTCGAAGATCGTTGAATTTGACAAAGAGATACGGAGAGAAGAAACGCCTCGCATCACTGGCTGATGCCGATGGCAACATGGCCGAAGGTGGAGCTGGAGAGAAAGCCCCTTCTGGAACGGATAGATTGACCGTGCCAGCAAGGTAGAATCATAAGCTCATGAAAGAGTGCACGGCGTTGGGTTGTTGTTTTGAAGGAATAGTATACGTATACCCCAATCATGCGGCCTAGGCTGTAattatagttttttaattaaaaatgcATAGTTAATACTCAAATCAATACCCACTCTGCACGTTAGCGGATTGAAATTCGTGTCCTGTGAATGTCTAGTCTAGGTAATATGAGATGTTGCAATGGGCGTTTATCAAAGCCAAAGTTGCCCCTTAccataaaaatactatttcgCCGTTCCCATGTATTAATGCTGGTTTGATTGCCTCAATGTCGCCGATCATAGTCTCGATGACTTCGGTGTCGGCCGTCTCTGTTTCTTTCGCGGTCTCGATCACGGTCGCGATCACGGTCGCGGTCACGGTGCCCATGCCTGCTGTCTCGATCCCTTTCACGCTCGCGCTCGCGCTTATAACTGTCCTCATGTCGACGACTATCCTTTCGTTTACTCTCCTCTCGGCGGTACTCGTCTAGGCGTGGTCGTTTGTTCCTTTGCCCGTTCTGATTCCACTTGCCCAGGTCCTCCTCCCCTTTGAGCTCCTTGGCACCAAGACCGAGCCCCTTAGGACGTCGCTTGACTTCTTTTACTTTACCACGAGACTTGCCGTCCCAACCCATACCTCGTAGGAGAGCTGCGCCAAACTCCTCCACAGGCATGGATTCGTAGTCGTCGAGAGTAGATGCTTCACCCGCTTCTTGGATGTCGCGACGGTAAGCGTCCTCTTCGGTTGGATGGATAACCttgttctcttcctccttcttccctaATAGCGCATCGATAGCTTCATCGTCTGCCGAACGTTTAGGAGGTAGCTTCTGGTCGTTATCATGGTTGTCGGCCTTTGCATCGCCGGGATCTAGATCGGCATCCTGTTTGTCGTCCTCGGTTTTCTCCTTGATCGTTAGACCCCATTTTAAACCCTTATCTTGATCCGCGGGCTCTGTTTCGACTGTTGTTCCGGCCTGCTGATCCCTAGCCTCCTCAGGAAGCAAATTCTTTCCCTTTCTCTGCGCTTTGGCCTCTGATCTCCAGTCGCGGTTGGTTTGCCGAGCAATCACGTAGTCTTTCTTCTCTGTCCTTGGGTCCTTCACTTTGCGCTCAGTTTCTGCGCCCTCCGCACCGAATCCTGTGATCTTTTCGTGTCGTCCACGGTGGTCATTATGGTCGTCTTCGGAATCAGATTCTCCTCCTAGAGCGTGTGGTCGCGGTCTCTTTCCTAGCGCCGACGGCGGATTTGGTTTTGCAAGCTTCTTTGGATTGTTGTTACTCGAGGGAGTACCGAACTTGATTGCTATCCGCGGCGCTGCTGGCCTGTTTTGTTCTGACATTTTTGGCGAGTCGtttttataaattcttaTGCAGCGAATGCCGAGACAGATGAGATGGATTTAACTCTGAAAGACGTATgctgaaggaagaagaagaagtgggCTGCTGAGCAGTGCTTCTATATCGTGTTAGAATAAGGTTGGTTCTTGGACCCTCCTTTTTGTAACTCAAAGCTTCAAAGCGAGGGAAGAAGTCGGTTTCAGACTTCAGAAATCGTGAAGAACCACCAAATTTTGAAAGACGTCAGAAGCAGGCAGCCGGGAGTCTTCTGTGGCGCACATATTGTGGCTACACCGAATCCACTTGGAGAGTGGCTGAATCACGGGAAGTACCTTGGTAAGAACCAACCCCCGATCGAGCGGTCAATGCACAATCAAAGTGAGGCTCATTGTTACGAGGATCAGTCTTTCATGGAAATAAGTACTTGTTTCTTGAGAATTTGAAGGAATTATATAATATGAAATATCACGAAATGAAGTTTCTGTACACATAACTAAAACGGGCCACTAGGATATGTAGGTACTTACTTACCTGGATGCCTAAAGGAAACCATACGTTTTGTAGACTGCACTAGCAGCTGATTCCCTCTCGTGCTAAGGTAGTAAGTGGCACACTGTTTGTTATTGatagtcctagatgaaagctTGAATCAGGTAAGAGAAAATATCCAATCTTATGGATGACAGGATACAAGAggattaaaagataatagtcTATGCTCAGTACACTCAACATGCATTTTCCCTTTCACTGCTTTTTTACAGGTTACAGCCTAAGAAAGGATACATACAGTAGTCTAATGTACGCGGTGGGGATTTAAATGACTGTTCCAAACGCAAATATGAGCGTATTGGACACGGTGCCTGACGTGCAGCGATATACCGTGCTGTCTTAAAACCTTCTACCCCTTTCTATGGTCCTCGCGCACTTGGCGCTACGGTTGGACAATTTTAGCACAGTGCAAAAAATAGATGTTGGTTCAGAAATTTGAATCTCGTTTTCCACAAACCTTGGCCTTATCCCAAACCTTGATCCTCACTTCTCCTGCCCACCACTCGCGCTACACCCACTATTTGCTGCAAGCCTGGTTGATTGCCCCCCCCTAATCCACCGCCAGTCCCGCACTCTCTAGTCTCTTCCGATACCTTCCCCAGCGTTCAATGTCCCCCATGTGCCCGCGCTTCAACTAAACTCCACTGCATTCAGCGCTTTGAGCTGCAAACCACCAAACACCACGGTATCGTCTCCCCAGAGACAGAAAATTTGACGCCCTCCAGCGACGTCGCCCTCAACATCGACACCCCAAAATCAATCCACAACCACCTTTTTCATCGTCAAAAACTCGTGCATTCATCTCAGGCGACTCCAAATTATTTCTTGCAACGTCCGTTTCAACCCAAAACGGATGTCGCGGCCGTCGATGCTATGACTGAGGTCGGAGCTGCCGATCTATCAAGGCTGCTTCAATCAAAGCGCAATGAGTGCAGGTCAGTATGGGCTCATACGAAAGAGCTGATTTTTCCGATCATGGTGATATATCTTTCGGCGTGCTAACTTGCCTCAGTTCAATTGTGACGTCGCGGAAGCGAAAGCTTCGCGAACTGTTCGCTGTTGCGACACAGTCCGAGGGTCTGCCGCACCCAGTTTTGACCAACCCCGACGCGCCGACCACAACACCAGCCGAATGGCAATTTTTGCAAGCCAACGATATCATCCAGTACGTTCTATAAATCAAACACGCGCTTTTTAGAATAAATTTGCGCGTGCATTGTGCCGTCAATGCCCGTAACATGCTAATGCCACTATAGAAGCAAGACACTGAATGAAGCCAGCATCCCAACAAGACCAAACTTCTCGCTAGAAGTG
This Fusarium poae strain DAOMC 252244 chromosome 3, whole genome shotgun sequence DNA region includes the following protein-coding sequences:
- a CDS encoding hypothetical protein (CAZy:GT1), giving the protein MDSQTEDNNNLKLEVSQKYSNEENEQQPATVITDDHGDLAFPAPVPRPILSPDSPLSPRSHKEVATPDAASSEERQQTRVHTQPAPVSEAPAQVLSKKSSVPKDRPKPTKTWQTEQPRRDHHRHHSYFRPGPARAGTSYLNKAIWQGPENTASNSRRSSSSSSDEEHRPTNRREPPSEDRKKGKASHKDLGDDKYGQFSVGNQNYQTSGKVKKDGRLRITVNETAGTGYLSKALGAAVNKMTPPSMEQAEKPSNLTIPESPRRSSSATAVADPKPQTRLNIVIMVIGSRGDAQPFLKIGKVLKEEYGHRVRIATHPAFRDFVEKDSGLEFFSVGGDPSELMAFMVKNPGLIPTLETFKAGDIGRRRAAMATMFDGFWRACTNATDDESDRQNLKMMGEKDPFVADVIIANPPSFAHIHCAEALGIPVHLMFTFPYTPTQAFPHPLASIKNSNVDPGYTNFISYPLVEMMVWQGLGDLVNEFRVKTLALDPVSTLWAPGATYRLHVPFTYLWSPGLVPKPQDWGSEIDVAGFVFLDLASTFEPPKELEDFIAAGDTPIYIGFGSIVVDDADKFTEMIFKAVEMAGVRALVSKGWGGLGGDDVPDNVFMLDNTPHDWLFPRVKACVIHGGAGTTAIALKCGKPTMIVPFFGDQNFWGKMVSSADVGPEPIPYKHLNAEKLAEGIEYCLSDKAREAAEKIAKRIAEEGDGAENAVKEFHRQLNLTSPSILRCSILQDRTAVWEVKGTNIKLGALAADMLVDNGQLTWKRLRLLRHKEWNDFEGPGEPVTGIAGSIAGTVGEAFHGVASVPYHWTKRTKSIRKKKSVKRSKKSKETNSEAPRNDTADPENPADGASLHTETTAEDAGGQYVGDMASGVERTATAIAKAPVDLSMALAQGFHNAPRLYGDNTVRRPIRVTGFHSGLRAAGHEFAYGIYDGFTGVVRLPIRGAKENGPIGFVKGTGMGLTGLVLKNLSAIVGPVGYTLKGVVKQAERSKTPQKYIRRARMAQGQREYKALPEDRQKQLEKEVMDGWHIMKELREKLQELEKKRGIAGQIDRVLIDTEVVFEDVDTAKKSLEALKQGKDLEEVVDPDQGRGRGEGKSRRDRSMSIRRSLNLTKRYGEKKRLASLADADGNMAEGGAGEKAPSGTDRLTVPAR
- a CDS encoding hypothetical protein (BUSCO:22920at5125), giving the protein MVSTEEAIQRLKEARPPATDTFTYLTVVEANLSPEVLPALKEILEDAALTSEIGWDLVEMLISIPGSEGCLETIARLGNPREVILKVVEVLDSNAESSEAGDASASAKFITLVGMLGILHQRLQVKAPSRYLHTTLQTVYRAYNPQGAETTAAVIDLSRSLSGRKRPPLPTRQSSAKLETAFQGSDMSKSAPDPEAHAGQAGEGESELVSRLLQSFITSILEAYVNSNNLEWAARHLEYLNPERILPRKPTMLQAFKQVDELQTRDALVGQLVAVARDLGLAKLPSDEVKKILRSPFAANPLSVEPDPNNPEAIKLSTGGFLCLTAYRMFASDIFDANFEQPNANIFPEHHNLLKRFLGDEPQTQIEGNPGTVEALVVIALWLHDQKRIVGPNAADDKEATFMSYHHLLTLISVFHPSLRVRNAATVLAGHILHEDPDEGDRLNILEDLLENCMFSSLQACAVTWLREEIIAANKAGLKGRFADSDCLDQLQYTLFPDLEYLAETDLEALWEFWVQNAPFHLQVANFALFLFGGQDYKSLAPAGMAAAVEHRYANPLLAAAKRLTEALDKKEIDGQGQEGETIMQLGILTDTLERAPLH
- a CDS encoding hypothetical protein (BUSCO:48972at5125), which produces MSEQNRPAAPRIAIKFGTPSSNNNPKKLAKPNPPSALGKRPRPHALGGESDSEDDHNDHRGRHEKITGFGAEGAETERKVKDPRTEKKDYVIARQTNRDWRSEAKAQRKGKNLLPEEARDQQAGTTVETEPADQDKGLKWGLTIKEKTEDDKQDADLDPGDAKADNHDNDQKLPPKRSADDEAIDALLGKKEEENKVIHPTEEDAYRRDIQEAGEASTLDDYESMPVEEFGAALLRGMGWDGKSRGKVKEVKRRPKGLGLGAKELKGEEDLGKWNQNGQRNKRPRLDEYRREESKRKDSRRHEDSYKRERERERDRDSRHGHRDRDRDRDRDRDRERNRDGRHRSHRDYDRRH